A genomic region of Phragmites australis chromosome 2, lpPhrAust1.1, whole genome shotgun sequence contains the following coding sequences:
- the LOC133908440 gene encoding splicing factor U2af small subunit B-like produces MAEHLASIFGTEKDRVNCPFYFKIGACRHGDRCSRLHNRPTISPTIVLVNMYQRPDMITPGVDAQGQPIDPRKMQEHFEDFYEDIFEELSKFGELENLNVCDNLADHMIGNVYVQFREEDQAAAAHTAFQGRFYSGRPIVVDFSPVTDFREATCRQYEENSCNRGGYCNFMHVKQIGKDLRKKLFGHSRRPHRGRSRSPSPHHRRERRDRDGYRGRDDYRGGGGGGRRGGSSRHERYDDGGRRRHGGSSPRRARSPVRENSEERRAKIEQWNREREEKQG; encoded by the coding sequence ATGGCGGAGCACTTGGCTTCAATATTTGGTACGGAGAAAGATAGAGTCAACTGCCCATTTTACTTCAAGATTGGGGCTTGCCGTCATGGGGATCGTTGCTCACGCCTCCATAACAGGCCAACCATCTCACCGACTATTGTGCTTGTAAACATGTATCAGCGCCCTGATATGATCACCCCTGGGGTTGATGCTCAAGGCCAGCCAATAGATCCCCGCAAAATGCAGGAGCATTTTGAAGATTTTTATGAGGACATCTTTGAGGAACTGAGCAAGTTTGGTGAGCTTGAGAACCTCAATGTCTGCGATAACCTTGCTGATCACATGATAGGCAATGTTTATGTCCAGTTTAGGGAGGAAGATCAGGCAGCTGCAGCTCATACAGCCTTTCAGGGCCGCTTTTACTCCGGCCGCCCAATTGTTGTTGACTTCTCCCCTGTGACTGATTTCCGTGAAGCTACCTGCAGGCAGTATGAGGAGAATAGCTGCAACCGCGGTGGATATTGCAATTTCATGCATGTGAAGCAGATTGGTAAGGATCTGAGGAAAAAACTCTTTGGGCATTCAAGGAGGCCACACAGGGGAAGGAGCCGCAGCCCAAGCCCGCATCACAGGAGAGAGCGTCGTGACCGTGATGGCTACCGTGGCCGTGATGATTaccgtggtggtggtggtggtgggcgtAGGGGTGGAAGCAGCAGGCATGAAAGGTACGATGATGGAGGAAGACGCAGGCATGGTGGCAGCTCTCCCAGGCGTGCAAGAAGCCCGGTCAGGGAGAACAGTGAGGAGCGCAGAGCTAAGATCGAGCAGTGGAACCGTGAAAGGGAGGAAAAGCAAGGGTGA
- the LOC133908441 gene encoding monothiol glutaredoxin-S5-like, which yields MYQAIPYSSARPWLMPAPAPAPEAPLVAVKPEPAEETGRPAAADAAGDDARAEVGRTVAESPVLVVGRRGCCLSHVVKRLLQGLGVNPAVHEVADEAALAGVVPAGAEAATLPAVFVGGKLLGGLDQLMAVHISGELVPILKKAGALWL from the coding sequence ATGTATCAGGCCATCCCCTACAGCAGCGCCCGGCCGTGGCTcatgccggcgccggcgccggcacccGAGGCGCCCCTCGTCGCCGTGAAGCCGGAGCCAGCGGAGGAGACCGGACGACCCGCGGCGGCCGATGCGGCAGGGGACGACGCTAGGGCGGAGGTGGGGAGGACCGTGGCGGAGAGCCCGGTGCTGGTGGTGGGGCGGCGCGGGTGCTGCCTGAGCCACGTGGTGAAGCGGCTGCTGCAGGGTCTCGGGGTCAACCCGGCCGTGCACGAGGTCGCCGACGAGGCCGCGCTCGCCGGGGTCGTGCCGGCCGGCGCCGAGGCCGCCACGCTCCCGGCGGTGTTCGTCGGAGGGAAGCTTCTGGGCGGGCTCGACCAGCTCATGGCCGTCCACATCTCGGGCGAGCTCGTGCCCATCCTCAAGAAGGCCGGTGCCCTCTGGCTCTAA